A genomic region of Methanothermobacter thermautotrophicus str. Delta H contains the following coding sequences:
- the rtcA gene encoding RNA 3'-terminal phosphate cyclase, whose protein sequence is MIVIDGSEGEGGGAVVRVSTALAAVTSRSVRVYNIRARRSRSGLSHQHLTAVRAVARISNGTLRGDELGSMELEFSPGRVTGGTFNFDVKTAGSTGLVLQAIMVAAAASEGEIDVTVSGGTDVLWAPTCDYLREVTIPVLEMMGYSARIEIIRRGYYPEGGGRVHAIIEPSELRPITLEESEIHAVRGISHSRNLPVHVAERQAESAMKILRGAGLDVDIMVEDASGPVGRGSGITLWAEGNTRLGAVSLGKPGKRAEKVGSEAARELLGFIESGSPLDRYMGDQIIPYMALTGDSRVRTCELTLHAETNIILSEKITGRRFRVEGERGGPATIEVL, encoded by the coding sequence GTGATAGTTATCGATGGATCAGAGGGTGAGGGTGGAGGAGCTGTTGTGAGGGTCTCCACAGCACTCGCGGCGGTGACCTCCAGGAGTGTAAGGGTATACAATATCAGGGCCAGGAGGTCGAGGAGTGGATTATCACACCAGCACCTCACAGCAGTGAGGGCCGTTGCCAGGATAAGCAACGGGACACTGAGGGGTGATGAGCTCGGGTCAATGGAACTTGAATTCTCCCCCGGCAGGGTGACGGGCGGGACATTTAACTTCGATGTTAAAACGGCCGGAAGCACGGGTCTGGTCCTGCAGGCCATCATGGTCGCTGCTGCAGCCTCCGAAGGTGAAATTGATGTAACGGTCTCAGGGGGAACCGATGTCCTGTGGGCACCAACCTGTGACTACCTGAGGGAGGTAACGATCCCGGTCCTGGAGATGATGGGGTACAGTGCCAGGATTGAAATCATCAGGAGGGGTTATTACCCTGAGGGCGGGGGCAGGGTTCATGCAATCATTGAACCATCTGAACTCAGACCCATCACCCTTGAGGAGTCAGAGATCCATGCTGTGAGGGGCATATCCCATTCCAGGAACCTTCCGGTTCACGTGGCAGAGAGACAGGCTGAATCAGCCATGAAGATCCTCAGGGGGGCAGGTCTCGATGTTGATATAATGGTCGAGGATGCATCAGGTCCGGTGGGGAGAGGTTCAGGCATAACACTATGGGCTGAGGGTAATACACGGCTCGGAGCAGTATCCCTTGGAAAACCGGGTAAGAGGGCTGAGAAAGTCGGTTCAGAGGCTGCAAGGGAACTTTTAGGCTTCATAGAATCGGGGAGCCCCCTCGATAGATACATGGGCGACCAGATAATCCCCTACATGGCTCTCACTGGAGATTCGAGGGTTAGAACCTGTGAGCTCACACTCCACGCCGAGACCAACATAATCCTTTCAGAAAAAATAACCGGTAGAAGGTTCCGGGTTGAGGGTGAACGTGGAGGCCCGGCAACCATAGAGGTCCTTTAA
- a CDS encoding biotin--[acetyl-CoA-carboxylase] ligase, with the protein MVEDYDPCEVEVDTEYIGHEIKCFDEVDSTNNVAKRMAEDGATEGTVVIAKTQSRGRGRRGKPWISPQGGIWMSIILRPEVHPSRAPLLTLVAGVAVARTLRDECGLDVGIKWPNDILIGDKKVCGILTEAHARFNTLEYVVVGVGIDTNVDISHFPDDLREGATSIKNELKRDIKSSELIARFLRNFEETYNSFKDGKMDEILTEWRKLSKTIGRRVEIRKQLGEIVHGDAVGINSEGALILELDDGTLRKVISGECIHR; encoded by the coding sequence ATGGTTGAAGATTATGACCCATGCGAGGTTGAGGTGGATACAGAATACATAGGCCATGAAATAAAATGCTTTGATGAGGTAGACTCAACAAACAACGTCGCAAAGAGGATGGCTGAGGATGGCGCCACTGAAGGCACCGTCGTCATTGCAAAGACCCAGTCCCGTGGGAGGGGAAGAAGGGGTAAACCCTGGATATCCCCCCAGGGAGGGATATGGATGTCGATCATCCTCAGACCCGAAGTGCACCCATCAAGGGCACCCCTCCTAACACTCGTGGCCGGCGTTGCAGTGGCCAGAACCCTCAGGGATGAATGCGGCCTCGACGTTGGAATAAAATGGCCCAACGACATACTTATAGGGGATAAAAAGGTGTGCGGGATACTCACAGAGGCCCATGCCAGGTTCAACACCCTTGAGTACGTGGTTGTCGGTGTTGGGATAGACACCAACGTTGATATCAGCCACTTCCCTGATGACCTCAGGGAGGGGGCAACCTCGATTAAAAATGAACTGAAAAGGGATATAAAGTCCAGTGAACTCATAGCAAGATTCCTGAGGAACTTCGAGGAGACATATAACTCCTTCAAGGATGGGAAGATGGATGAAATCCTGACGGAATGGAGAAAACTCTCAAAGACAATCGGGAGACGTGTTGAGATAAGAAAACAGCTGGGTGAAATCGTCCATGGAGATGCTGTTGGTATAAACAGTGAGGGGGCGCTGATCCTTGAACTTGATGACGGCACACTGCGCAAGGTCATCTCAGGGGAGTGTATACACAGATAA
- a CDS encoding acetyl-CoA carboxylase biotin carboxylase subunit, with the protein MFSKILVANRGEIAIRVMRACRELGIKSVAVYSEADKNALFTRYADEAYEIGKPAPSQSYLRIDRILEVAEKAGAEAIHPGYGFLAENPRLGEECEKQGIKLIGPKGSVIEAMGDKITSKKLMKKAGVPVIPGTDQGVSDPDEAARIADSIGYPVIIKASAGGGGIGMRAVYEEDELIRAMESTQSVAASAFGDPTVYIEKYLERPRHIEFQVMADESGNVIHLADRECSIQRRHQKLIEEAPSPIMTPELRERMGSAAVKAAEYIGYENAGTVEFLYSNGDFYFLEMNTRIQVEHPITEVITGVDLVKEQIRVASGEELRFTQKDINIRGHAIECRINAENPLADFAPNPGKITGYRSPGGIGVRVDSGVYMNYEIPPFYDSMISKLIVWGMDRQEAINRMKRALSEYIILGVKTTIPFHKAIMRNEAFRRGELHTHFVDEYRRGIDAEMRKIVKEDQEMVERLQSTFLPSKKVAAISAAIGTYMHSRRG; encoded by the coding sequence GATAGGAAAACCAGCCCCATCACAGAGCTACCTCAGGATCGACAGGATACTGGAGGTGGCCGAGAAGGCAGGCGCCGAAGCCATCCACCCGGGCTACGGTTTCCTCGCAGAGAACCCCCGCCTCGGAGAGGAATGTGAAAAACAGGGAATCAAACTCATAGGTCCCAAGGGCTCAGTTATAGAGGCCATGGGGGATAAAATAACCTCAAAGAAGCTCATGAAGAAGGCCGGTGTACCCGTGATCCCCGGTACCGATCAGGGCGTCAGTGACCCTGATGAAGCCGCCAGGATAGCTGATTCCATAGGTTACCCCGTCATTATAAAGGCATCTGCAGGCGGGGGCGGGATCGGTATGCGGGCTGTCTACGAGGAGGATGAACTCATAAGGGCCATGGAGTCCACCCAGTCGGTGGCTGCATCAGCCTTCGGGGACCCCACCGTGTACATCGAGAAGTACCTTGAAAGGCCACGGCACATCGAATTCCAGGTCATGGCAGATGAATCAGGCAACGTGATACACCTTGCAGACAGGGAGTGCTCGATACAGAGGAGGCACCAGAAACTGATAGAGGAGGCACCGTCCCCCATAATGACACCGGAACTCAGGGAGAGGATGGGATCCGCTGCAGTTAAGGCCGCTGAATATATAGGCTATGAAAACGCAGGTACAGTTGAGTTCCTTTACTCCAACGGGGACTTCTACTTCCTTGAGATGAACACCAGGATACAGGTGGAACATCCCATAACAGAGGTTATCACAGGAGTCGACCTTGTCAAGGAACAGATAAGGGTCGCCTCCGGAGAGGAACTTCGCTTCACCCAGAAGGATATAAACATCAGGGGGCATGCCATCGAGTGCCGTATAAACGCAGAGAACCCCCTTGCAGATTTCGCGCCAAACCCCGGTAAGATCACAGGTTACAGATCCCCAGGGGGTATAGGTGTGAGGGTTGACAGCGGCGTTTACATGAACTATGAGATACCCCCCTTCTATGATTCCATGATATCAAAACTCATAGTGTGGGGTATGGACCGCCAGGAGGCCATAAACCGGATGAAGAGGGCCCTCAGTGAGTACATAATACTGGGGGTTAAAACCACCATACCCTTCCACAAGGCCATAATGAGGAACGAGGCATTCAGGCGAGGCGAACTCCATACACACTTCGTTGACGAATACAGAAGGGGTATAGACGCCGAGATGCGAAAAATCGTTAAGGAGGACCAGGAGATGGTTGAACGTCTCCAGTCAACATTTCTCCCATCAAAGAAGGTTGCCGCCATATCAGCGGCGATAGGAACCTACATGCATTCAAGGAGGGGGTGA